A part of Luteitalea sp. genomic DNA contains:
- a CDS encoding NUDIX domain-containing protein: VIRHRGSVVLIPQPSADCVTLVYQYRYAIDQWVWELPAGSLEPGEEPEDAARRECHEEVGLVPDHVERLAIFYPTPGYSDEVMLFYRLTGLQRRRSRRNLTKRKRSNRAHSRSPS; the protein is encoded by the coding sequence GTCATCCGCCACCGCGGGTCGGTCGTGCTGATTCCGCAGCCGTCCGCGGACTGCGTCACGCTCGTGTATCAGTACCGTTACGCGATCGACCAATGGGTTTGGGAGCTTCCCGCGGGCAGCCTCGAACCGGGCGAGGAGCCGGAGGACGCCGCGCGCCGGGAGTGTCATGAAGAGGTCGGCCTTGTGCCGGACCACGTCGAGCGACTTGCCATCTTCTACCCGACACCCGGTTACTCCGACGAGGTGATGCTCTTCTATCGTCTAACAGGTCTCCAGAGGCGACGAAGCCGGCGGAACCTGACGAAGAGGAAGCGCTCGAACCGCGCACATTCACGCTCGCCGAGCTGA